Part of the bacterium genome is shown below.
AGCGCTTCATGCCCCGATATCATCAGTCGGCCGAACTTGCGCCCCGCGATATCGTCGCCCGGGCCATACTCCGGGAAATGGAAAAAACCGGTTCGGATCGGGTCTATCTGGACCTGGGCGCGCTCTCGGCGGAGCAGATCCGCCTGCGGTTTCCCAATATCTATGAAACCTGCCTGCAATACGGCCTCGACATCACCGCCGAGAATATTCCGGTGGCGCCGGCCGCCCACTATATGATGGGCGGAATTTTCACCGACCTGGACGGGAAAACCACCATTCCCGGCCTCTACGCCTGCGGCGAGACCGCGGACCCCGGCGTTCACGGAGCCAACCGGCTGGCCAGCAATTCCCTGCTCGAAGGCCTGGTCTTCGGGCGCCGGATCGCGGAGTACCTCGGGCGGCGCCAGCCGGACATCGAACCGAGACCGGCGAAATCCGACCTGGTCGAGGAAGTCCCGGCCGGATGCTCTTCCGAAAACGTCGCCCGGGAACGGCAAGACCTGCGCGAATGCATGTCCGCGCGGATGGGGATCGTTCGCGAGGAGAACGGCCTGAAAGAAACGCTGCGGTTCCTGAACGAAGGGGAACATCCCCTCTCCTCTCCCTGCCTGGACCCGGCCTGCCTGGAACTTCAGAATCTCAGGACCGTCTCCACCCTCATGACGCGGGCTGCTCTCGTCCGCCGGGAAAGCCGCGGCAGCCACTACCGCAGCGATTTTCCCCAAACCGACCCCGGTTGGCGGAAACGGATCTTACTTCGGGGCGACCGCGTGGATTACCTCGAAATCGGGGAAGAACGTTCGCCGCGTCTCCCGCTCGCCCCGCAAACGAACGGATAAGAACATGAACGAATTGAACCACCTGCTGCTTCGACGGGCCGTCGAATCCGCGCTGGCCGAGGACGTCGGCCCCGGCGACCTCACCACCATTTCCACCGTTTCCCCTCAGCAACGCGGACGGGGAATCTTCGTCGCCAAGCAGCCCGGAATCCTCTGCGGGATCCCGGCGATGACCGAGGTTTTCAAGACCCTCGATCGGGACCTGGATGTTTCCCCGATCCGCCGGGACGGCGAGCGTCTCGAACCCGGAGACGCCCTGGCGGAAGTGAAGGGCCGCGCCCGGAGCATCCTCACCGGCGAACGCCTGGCCCTCAACTTTCTGCAGCGGCTTTCGGGGATCGCCACCCTGACCGCTAAGATGGCGGCGGCCGTCGGCGGCACCGGCGCCCGGATCGTCGATACCCGTAAAACCACCCCCGGTTTGCGGTTTCTGGAGAAATACGCCGTCAGGACGGGGGGGGGCCACAATCATCGATTCTCCCTGGCGGATGCGGTCCTGATCAAGGACAACCATATCGTCGCGGCGGGAGGGATCGGGGAAGCGGTCAAAAAAGCCCGAGAGATTATCCCTCATACCATGACCGTCGAAGTCGAGGCCGAAACCGAGGAGCAGGTCCGGGAAGCGCTGGACGCGGGAGCGGACATCATCATGCTCGACAACATGAACCCGGAAACGATGCGGCGGATGGTGGTCTTGATCGCGGGAAGGGCGCTGGTCGAGGCTTCCGGGAACATCTCCGAGGGGACCGTTCGAGCGGCGGCCGAAAGCGGAGTCGATGTCGTTTCGATCGGGGCCCTGACCCACTCCGCGCCGGCGCTGGATATCAGCCTGGACCTGGAAATACTGGAGTAGGCGAGGATGGAACGGCCCCCGGAAAAGACCGCGGACACCGCGCCCGGAACCGTCGATCCCCCGCCGGAGCCGAAATCTCCGGAGGTGGAGCGCCTGCGCATCGCCCCCTTTCCCCGCTCGCATAAAATCTACCTCGGAGGCTCCCGACCCGATATCCGGGTCCCCACGAGGGAGATCCGGCTGGGAGAGACCGTCTACGGCGCGGACGGAGAACCCGCGCGGCGCAAGGAGAAGAACCCGCCGATTCTGGTTTACGACACCTCCGGCCCCCACACGGACCCGAAAATCGAAGCGGACCCGGCCCGGGGCCTGCCTCTCCTCCGGAAGCCGTGGATCGAGGAGCGCGACGATACCGAGGAAGATCCGGGGGCGGCGCGCTCCGCCGAAACCGGTTTCGGCCGGCGCCCCCTCCGCGGCCGATCCAGCCGGAACATCACCCAACTGGACTGGGCCCGTCGGGGAGTCGTCACCCCGGAAATGGAGTTCGTCGCCATCCGCGAAAACCAGGGGATGCGGAAGTCCGGAAGGGACCGTCCAACGGCCGGGAGCGGTTCCGCCATCCCCCGGGAAATCACGCCGGAATTCGTGCGGGACGAGATCGCCCGGGGCCGGGCCA
Proteins encoded:
- the nadB gene encoding L-aspartate oxidase, with translation MMGADTGPAEESGRIRGERDVPFLIVGSGIAGLYTALKLAQRAEVTLLTKDRLEESNTTYAQGGIAAAIDPQDSPDLHYADTIKVGVGLCLPEAVSILVHEGPERVKELIGLGVPFDLFEGEPALTKEAAHSRRRILHADGDATGREISRALTRLAIEHPRIEIMEETMAISLTLHRDRCRGVLALLADGALERFFSPAVILCTGGCGQVYASTTNPPVATGDGIALAFRAGAAVSNMEFIQFHPTALFLPPAPSFLISETVRGEGGILKNVRGERFMPRYHQSAELAPRDIVARAILREMEKTGSDRVYLDLGALSAEQIRLRFPNIYETCLQYGLDITAENIPVAPAAHYMMGGIFTDLDGKTTIPGLYACGETADPGVHGANRLASNSLLEGLVFGRRIAEYLGRRQPDIEPRPAKSDLVEEVPAGCSSENVARERQDLRECMSARMGIVREENGLKETLRFLNEGEHPLSSPCLDPACLELQNLRTVSTLMTRAALVRRESRGSHYRSDFPQTDPGWRKRILLRGDRVDYLEIGEERSPRLPLAPQTNG
- the nadC gene encoding carboxylating nicotinate-nucleotide diphosphorylase, whose protein sequence is MNELNHLLLRRAVESALAEDVGPGDLTTISTVSPQQRGRGIFVAKQPGILCGIPAMTEVFKTLDRDLDVSPIRRDGERLEPGDALAEVKGRARSILTGERLALNFLQRLSGIATLTAKMAAAVGGTGARIVDTRKTTPGLRFLEKYAVRTGGGHNHRFSLADAVLIKDNHIVAAGGIGEAVKKAREIIPHTMTVEVEAETEEQVREALDAGADIIMLDNMNPETMRRMVVLIAGRALVEASGNISEGTVRAAAESGVDVVSIGALTHSAPALDISLDLEILE